Proteins from one Chitinophaga oryzae genomic window:
- a CDS encoding efflux RND transporter permease subunit has protein sequence MIRLIALALRKPLAVVVAFIAIVFFSWLTIRNMKMDIFPKMGLPTIYVAQPYGGLSPEQMEGFITSYYEYHFLYVTGVKFVESKSIQGATIIKIQFNEGTDMSQAMGEVVGYVNRSRAFMPPGTVPPFVTRFDAGSVPVGQLVFTSETRSLGEIQDLALFKVRPMFSTLPGVSAPPPFGGNQKTVIIKADPEKLRDYNLSPDEVVQALAKSNSITPAGNLREGDQLLITAQNAVVENVKELENVPLKTGAGPAVYVRDIASVELGSDVTTSYALINGKRSVYIPVTKRADAATWDVVQRVKAALPDMQAAVPEDIKVTYAFDQSGYVINSLRSLTTEGILGALLTGLMVLLFLRDLRGAFIVVITIPLALLSAIICLRIFGQTLNVMTLGGLALAIGILVDESTVTIENIHHHQELGKSKAKAIWDACREIALPKLLILLCVLAVFVPALFMTGIPGAMFLPLSLAVGFAMIASFILSQTLVPVFSHWLLKDRIRNEEASGPDRFRRFRERYESWLQRFVKTASLATPVYLIGAFGLMALGFYFLGTDIFPRTDAGQAQVRLRLPAGTRVERTESATQRLLQLADSITHSQIDISSAFVGVQPSSYPVNLIHLWTSGPHESVTKIKLKKGAGMAIEMFKESLREAVKKEMPAATLSFEPGDMVEQVVNMGTSNPIEVAVLGKNLSQSRKIADALNKKLQEVRYLRDVQIATPLEYPGVKLNIDRVKAGQLGLTVDQVTKSMVAATSSSRFTQPNYWLDKNTGTAYQVQVEYPQYRVNSSDQLGLVPVAGGSGGPVYLRDVTTMQKTTSPGEYDRINQQRYITITANIHKKDMGAAVKAVKGAIASLGELPQGVKIMLRGQADLLTQTMNELQAGLLIAVVVIFLMLTVNFQSFRLSLAVLSVVPAVIAGALLLLWITGQSLNIQSYMGTIMAVGVAVANAILLITNGELYRKEAREGFAVTGAGNRLRPILMTSLAMIAGMVPMAIGFSEGGDQTAPLGIAVIGGLVFSTLSTLVFLPAIYGGMMGRKAFHSPSLHPEDKESRYYKTNHD, from the coding sequence ATGATCCGATTAATAGCGTTAGCATTACGTAAGCCGTTGGCGGTGGTGGTAGCCTTTATAGCGATTGTCTTTTTTTCATGGCTCACCATCAGGAACATGAAGATGGACATCTTCCCCAAAATGGGACTGCCCACCATTTATGTCGCCCAGCCTTATGGCGGCCTTTCACCGGAACAGATGGAGGGGTTTATCACTTCTTATTATGAGTACCACTTTCTGTATGTGACGGGTGTCAAATTTGTGGAGTCCAAATCCATACAGGGAGCGACGATCATCAAAATACAATTTAATGAAGGCACCGATATGAGCCAGGCCATGGGAGAGGTGGTCGGTTACGTCAACCGCTCCCGCGCCTTTATGCCGCCGGGTACCGTGCCGCCCTTCGTTACCCGCTTCGATGCCGGCAGCGTGCCGGTAGGGCAACTGGTATTCACCTCTGAAACACGCTCTCTCGGCGAGATACAGGACCTGGCGCTCTTTAAGGTAAGACCGATGTTTTCGACCCTGCCGGGCGTATCGGCGCCGCCGCCTTTCGGAGGGAACCAGAAAACGGTCATCATCAAAGCAGACCCGGAAAAACTCAGAGACTATAACCTGTCACCCGATGAAGTGGTGCAGGCGCTGGCCAAATCCAACAGCATTACGCCTGCCGGTAACCTCCGGGAAGGAGATCAGCTGCTGATCACCGCTCAGAATGCGGTAGTGGAGAACGTGAAGGAGCTGGAGAACGTACCGCTGAAAACAGGCGCCGGTCCTGCTGTATATGTCAGAGATATAGCCAGCGTGGAACTTGGGTCCGATGTAACGACCAGCTATGCGCTCATCAATGGAAAACGCTCGGTGTATATCCCCGTTACCAAACGCGCAGATGCCGCCACCTGGGATGTGGTGCAACGGGTAAAAGCAGCGTTGCCCGACATGCAGGCCGCTGTTCCTGAAGACATCAAAGTGACTTACGCCTTCGATCAGTCGGGTTATGTGATCAACTCGCTGAGAAGCCTTACCACGGAAGGTATCCTCGGCGCCCTGCTGACAGGGCTGATGGTATTGTTGTTCCTGCGCGACCTGCGGGGAGCGTTTATCGTGGTGATCACCATCCCGCTGGCATTGTTGTCCGCCATCATCTGCCTGCGGATTTTCGGGCAAACGCTGAACGTGATGACGCTGGGCGGCCTGGCGCTGGCTATCGGCATCCTGGTAGATGAATCGACGGTCACGATAGAGAACATCCACCATCACCAGGAACTCGGAAAATCGAAGGCCAAAGCCATATGGGACGCCTGCCGCGAGATAGCGCTGCCCAAACTGCTGATCCTGCTCTGTGTGCTGGCGGTATTTGTGCCGGCACTGTTTATGACCGGCATCCCCGGGGCGATGTTCCTGCCGCTGTCGCTGGCAGTGGGCTTCGCCATGATTGCTTCTTTTATCCTTTCCCAGACGCTGGTGCCGGTATTTTCCCACTGGCTGCTGAAAGACCGTATCCGGAACGAAGAAGCCAGTGGCCCCGACAGGTTCCGCCGCTTCCGCGAACGCTATGAAAGCTGGTTGCAACGCTTTGTGAAAACAGCTTCGCTGGCGACGCCGGTGTATCTCATTGGAGCGTTCGGACTTATGGCCCTTGGTTTTTATTTTTTGGGGACAGACATCTTTCCCAGGACAGACGCCGGTCAGGCGCAGGTAAGGTTAAGGCTGCCCGCCGGTACCCGGGTGGAGAGAACGGAGAGCGCCACGCAGCGATTACTGCAGCTGGCCGACAGCATCACCCATAGCCAGATAGACATCAGTTCTGCTTTTGTGGGCGTACAGCCATCCAGTTACCCGGTGAACCTGATTCATCTCTGGACCAGCGGTCCGCATGAATCGGTGACGAAGATAAAGCTGAAGAAAGGTGCGGGCATGGCCATTGAAATGTTTAAGGAATCGCTGCGGGAGGCCGTGAAAAAAGAGATGCCAGCCGCCACGCTCTCCTTTGAACCCGGCGATATGGTGGAGCAGGTGGTTAATATGGGCACGTCCAATCCTATAGAGGTAGCGGTGCTGGGAAAAAATCTTTCTCAAAGCCGTAAGATCGCTGACGCGCTGAATAAAAAACTACAGGAGGTCCGCTACCTGCGGGATGTTCAGATTGCCACGCCGCTGGAGTATCCCGGCGTGAAGCTGAATATTGACCGGGTGAAAGCCGGTCAGCTGGGGCTGACGGTAGACCAGGTCACCAAATCGATGGTAGCCGCCACGTCTTCCAGCCGCTTTACCCAGCCTAACTACTGGCTGGACAAAAATACAGGCACGGCCTACCAGGTGCAGGTGGAGTATCCGCAGTACCGGGTGAACAGCAGCGATCAGCTGGGGCTGGTGCCGGTAGCTGGCGGCAGCGGTGGCCCGGTTTACCTGAGAGATGTGACCACTATGCAGAAGACAACGTCGCCCGGAGAATACGACCGTATCAACCAGCAACGGTACATCACGATCACTGCCAATATTCATAAAAAAGACATGGGCGCGGCGGTAAAAGCTGTGAAGGGCGCCATTGCCTCGCTGGGAGAGCTGCCGCAGGGCGTCAAAATTATGTTGCGGGGACAGGCGGACCTGCTTACGCAAACTATGAATGAGCTGCAAGCCGGTTTGTTGATAGCCGTGGTAGTGATCTTTTTAATGCTGACCGTCAATTTCCAGTCATTCCGTTTATCGCTGGCGGTATTGTCCGTGGTCCCGGCAGTTATTGCCGGCGCGCTGCTGCTGTTGTGGATCACGGGGCAGTCGCTCAACATACAGTCTTATATGGGTACTATCATGGCGGTAGGCGTGGCCGTAGCCAATGCGATCCTGCTGATCACCAACGGGGAGTTGTACCGTAAGGAGGCCAGGGAGGGTTTTGCTGTCACGGGCGCGGGTAACCGTTTACGGCCTATTTTAATGACCAGCCTCGCCATGATTGCCGGCATGGTGCCTATGGCGATCGGCTTCAGTGAAGGGGGCGATCAGACGGCGCCGCTGGGCATCGCCGTTATCGGCGGACTGGTTTTCTCGACCCTCAGCACGCTCGTTTTCCTCCCGGCTATTTATGGCGGAATGATGGGCAGGAAAGCTTTTCACAGCCCCTCCTTACATCCGGAAGATAAAGAAAGCAGGTACTATAAAACCAATCATGATTAA
- a CDS encoding SDR family oxidoreductase, with product MKTVLITGANKGIGFETARQLAQQGNFVYIGSRDIANGRKAADTLKAAGINNVAAIQIDVTDIGSIRSAKETLSAQSGVLDVLINNSGIAGEQPQQLADGSMENLRHLFDTNFFGAVQTTQVLLPLLKRSAAPAIINVSSEVGSLTMHSAPDRRANWGNYSAYGATKTALNAFTVILANELRAQNITVNSVTPGYTATDLNAFKGFKTVEEGARPIVQLALSTDRRITGKFFQDGGEVHW from the coding sequence ATGAAGACGGTTCTGATCACCGGCGCCAATAAAGGCATCGGATTTGAAACAGCCAGGCAGCTGGCGCAGCAGGGCAACTTTGTTTATATCGGCAGCAGAGACATCGCTAACGGCCGGAAGGCGGCAGACACGCTGAAAGCTGCGGGCATCAATAATGTAGCGGCTATTCAGATAGATGTGACCGATATCGGTTCTATCAGGAGCGCAAAAGAAACATTGAGCGCACAAAGCGGCGTCCTGGACGTGCTGATCAACAACAGCGGCATTGCCGGCGAACAGCCGCAACAGTTGGCGGATGGCAGCATGGAAAATCTGCGTCACCTGTTCGATACAAATTTCTTTGGCGCCGTACAGACCACACAGGTGCTGTTGCCCTTGCTGAAGCGGTCAGCAGCGCCGGCCATTATCAATGTGTCCAGCGAGGTTGGTTCTTTAACGATGCACTCCGCACCGGACAGACGTGCCAACTGGGGCAACTATTCAGCCTATGGCGCCACAAAGACCGCGCTGAATGCGTTTACGGTGATACTGGCCAATGAGCTGCGCGCACAAAATATTACAGTCAACAGCGTTACGCCCGGCTATACTGCTACAGACCTGAATGCGTTCAAAGGTTTTAAAACAGTGGAAGAGGGGGCAAGGCCCATTGTGCAACTGGCCCTGTCAACCGACAGAAGGATCACCGGTAAGTTCTTCCAGGATGGCGGAGAGGTGCATTGGTAA
- a CDS encoding TonB-dependent receptor codes for MAISANAQQTGAITGSVLSAAGQPLSDVAVTLKGTNKGAYTKKDGSYLVDQVPAGSYTIVASLLGYTRQEQAVTVTAGKTITFRFTLAEESLSREGVTVTGKSQSRQLKESGYAVNAIDTKRFANTTSDINSVLNRTTGVKVREQGGMGSEFNFSINGLSGRAVRFFIDGIPMEVMGSSMTLNNIPVNLAERVEIYKGVLPVSLGADALGGAVNLVTNQNIKNYLDASYSFGSFNTHRAAVTGQVTGKSGIVARVSAFLNYSDNNYIMKAMELWDEDKQLYVKRDVRRFHDQYRSYMTQAEVGVMHKKWADAFFVGAGFSATDREIQTGSNQDNVYGAAMQNGHAFNTTLRYRKDHLFTEGLNLSVFAAHTEDKYTITDTTAYRYFWDGSRVPGNQAEMGPIKQRTHISRPRNFARANFSYMLNPMHGFNLNYTFDQVTNKNYNELLTDKDHNPGRIGKHMVGLGYQQTLLDSRLTNTFFGKWYGMQLQQPEMLSGNGTYVAASGFKSYFGYGLASRFNILPVLGVKASYEKAYRLQEVGELFGNGYDQIGNANLKPESSNNVNAGAFLTLKKGQHRFYAEGNWYFRDAADFIYAVVYQSNSRVSRYENTSKVQINGVEGEIQYDFRDIFHTTVNVSYQQALNNTKYAPGTNGGTVEATYRNKIPNQPWLFGNALASLGRNNLLGKDTRLQLNWDMQYVHWFYLTWEAYGAAATKNRVPNQYIQNLGLTYSLQNGKYNISAECRNFTDQRAYDNFRLQKPGRAYYVKLRYFIK; via the coding sequence ATGGCGATATCAGCAAATGCCCAACAGACGGGCGCTATCACGGGTTCTGTGCTTTCGGCCGCGGGTCAGCCGCTGAGCGACGTTGCCGTTACGCTGAAGGGTACCAACAAGGGCGCCTATACGAAAAAAGATGGAAGTTATCTTGTAGATCAGGTGCCTGCCGGCTCCTATACCATCGTAGCCAGCCTGCTGGGATATACGCGCCAGGAACAGGCTGTCACCGTGACTGCCGGCAAAACAATCACTTTCCGTTTTACACTGGCAGAAGAAAGCCTCTCCCGCGAAGGGGTGACCGTGACCGGCAAGAGCCAGAGCCGCCAGCTGAAAGAAAGCGGTTATGCGGTGAACGCCATCGACACCAAACGTTTTGCCAATACCACTTCGGACATCAACAGTGTGCTGAACAGGACGACCGGCGTGAAAGTCCGCGAGCAGGGCGGTATGGGCTCCGAGTTCAACTTTTCGATCAACGGCCTCTCCGGCAGGGCGGTGCGGTTCTTTATCGACGGGATACCGATGGAGGTCATGGGTTCGTCCATGACGCTCAATAATATTCCGGTCAACCTCGCCGAGCGGGTGGAGATCTATAAAGGCGTATTGCCGGTGTCCCTTGGCGCCGATGCGCTCGGAGGAGCAGTTAACCTGGTCACCAATCAGAACATTAAAAACTACCTCGACGCCAGCTATAGCTTTGGCTCCTTCAATACGCACAGGGCCGCCGTAACGGGACAGGTGACCGGCAAATCCGGTATCGTGGCCCGCGTAAGCGCGTTCCTGAACTATTCAGACAACAACTACATCATGAAAGCGATGGAGCTGTGGGACGAAGACAAACAACTCTACGTGAAAAGAGATGTGCGCCGTTTCCACGACCAGTACCGCTCTTATATGACACAGGCGGAAGTGGGAGTGATGCATAAAAAATGGGCGGACGCCTTCTTTGTCGGTGCAGGCTTCTCCGCCACCGACCGCGAAATACAGACCGGCAGCAACCAGGACAACGTATATGGCGCCGCCATGCAGAACGGCCACGCTTTCAACACCACGCTGCGTTACCGCAAAGACCATCTCTTCACCGAAGGGCTCAACCTGAGCGTGTTTGCAGCGCATACAGAAGATAAGTATACCATCACCGATACTACCGCGTACCGCTATTTTTGGGACGGCTCCCGCGTGCCCGGCAACCAGGCCGAAATGGGACCCATCAAACAGCGGACGCATATCAGCCGCCCCAGGAACTTCGCCCGCGCTAACTTCAGCTATATGCTGAACCCAATGCACGGTTTCAACCTCAACTATACTTTCGACCAGGTAACCAATAAGAATTATAACGAACTGCTGACCGATAAAGACCATAATCCGGGCAGGATCGGGAAACACATGGTAGGGCTGGGATATCAGCAAACTTTGCTGGACAGCAGGCTTACCAACACCTTCTTCGGTAAATGGTATGGTATGCAACTGCAGCAGCCGGAAATGCTTTCCGGCAACGGTACTTATGTTGCTGCCTCAGGTTTCAAATCTTACTTTGGATATGGCCTTGCCAGCCGTTTCAACATCCTGCCGGTACTGGGCGTAAAAGCCTCCTATGAAAAAGCTTACCGCCTGCAGGAAGTAGGAGAGTTGTTCGGCAACGGCTATGATCAGATCGGCAATGCCAACCTGAAACCGGAATCCAGCAACAACGTGAATGCCGGTGCTTTCCTGACGCTGAAGAAAGGACAGCACCGCTTCTATGCAGAAGGCAACTGGTACTTCCGCGATGCGGCCGACTTCATCTACGCCGTGGTATATCAATCCAATTCCAGGGTAAGCCGCTATGAAAATACTTCCAAAGTACAGATCAACGGCGTCGAAGGGGAAATACAATACGACTTCCGCGATATTTTTCATACTACCGTGAACGTTAGTTACCAGCAGGCGCTGAATAACACGAAGTATGCTCCCGGTACCAACGGCGGTACGGTAGAAGCTACCTATCGCAACAAGATCCCCAACCAGCCCTGGCTGTTTGGTAACGCGCTGGCCAGCCTTGGCAGGAATAACCTGCTGGGTAAAGACACGCGGCTGCAGCTCAACTGGGACATGCAGTACGTGCACTGGTTTTACCTGACCTGGGAAGCTTACGGCGCCGCCGCTACGAAAAACAGGGTACCCAACCAGTACATCCAAAACCTGGGTCTTACCTACTCGCTGCAAAACGGTAAATACAACATCTCCGCCGAATGCAGGAACTTCACCGACCAGCGGGCGTACGACAATTTCCGCCTGCAGAAGCCGGGCAGGGCCTATTATGTGAAACTGCGGTACTTCATTAAATAA
- a CDS encoding TolC family protein, with the protein MYRFLSGLWGVVCLLSCAQSGIAQETPARAAIKELLQTAETNYPLLKSKAWEIKAAERAVAAGKSSLIPTLDASYQANYATYNNITGMAYPQFLVPISGPPSSSNRYDGVFGSAASLLLNWQPVTFGQRSAQVDVSKAGLQYAKADAGNEIFQHKIKVINAYLDIVTATELEKVYEENVARTAANLSVARTLVTNGIKPGVDTALLKAEMSRAKVDLLNSRKYREQTVIALSALLSADNLPALTDSSFFTRLPAACLPADTAKNPLLSLYASNIELSKARRKVLGKTIMPTLGVWGTAYARGSGIDYDGQVKATDGLAFQRYNYGVGLQLSFPVLQFARIRSQVQQADFLVRSSEEKMNEVALQVRKQHTLADTALGTALTVAKETPLYYESASFSYKAMQSRYQSGLANFADLMQAQYALIKAATENKTAYMAVWKALLYKAAVNGDLSLFLNQVN; encoded by the coding sequence ATGTACAGATTCCTGTCGGGATTATGGGGCGTCGTCTGCCTCCTTAGCTGTGCGCAAAGCGGGATAGCGCAGGAAACGCCCGCCCGTGCCGCTATTAAGGAGCTATTGCAGACTGCGGAAACCAACTACCCGCTGTTAAAATCCAAAGCGTGGGAGATAAAAGCCGCCGAAAGGGCAGTCGCCGCCGGCAAAAGCTCCCTGATCCCTACCCTTGATGCTTCCTACCAGGCCAACTACGCTACCTACAACAACATTACCGGAATGGCGTATCCGCAGTTCCTGGTCCCCATCAGCGGTCCGCCTTCCTCCTCCAACCGGTATGACGGTGTTTTCGGCAGTGCTGCCAGCCTGCTGCTGAACTGGCAACCGGTGACGTTCGGTCAGCGGAGCGCACAGGTGGATGTCTCCAAAGCGGGCCTGCAATACGCAAAAGCGGATGCGGGCAACGAGATCTTTCAGCATAAGATCAAAGTGATCAACGCCTACCTCGACATCGTTACTGCTACTGAACTGGAAAAAGTATACGAAGAAAACGTGGCCCGCACCGCCGCTAACCTGTCCGTGGCCCGTACGCTGGTCACCAACGGTATCAAGCCCGGTGTGGATACGGCCCTGCTGAAAGCGGAAATGTCGCGGGCGAAGGTGGACCTGCTCAACAGCCGCAAATATCGCGAACAGACAGTCATAGCGCTTTCGGCGTTACTGTCCGCCGATAACCTGCCTGCCCTTACCGACAGCAGTTTCTTCACCCGGTTGCCGGCGGCCTGCCTGCCGGCCGATACCGCGAAGAACCCGCTGCTCTCTTTATACGCGTCCAATATCGAATTAAGCAAAGCCCGCAGAAAAGTACTGGGAAAAACAATCATGCCCACGCTGGGAGTATGGGGCACTGCTTATGCACGAGGTTCCGGCATTGATTACGACGGTCAGGTGAAAGCTACGGACGGGCTGGCGTTTCAGCGGTACAATTACGGCGTAGGATTGCAGCTGAGTTTCCCGGTCCTCCAGTTTGCCCGCATCAGATCGCAGGTACAGCAGGCCGACTTCCTGGTACGGTCCAGCGAAGAAAAAATGAACGAAGTGGCGCTGCAGGTAAGAAAACAGCATACACTGGCAGATACTGCGCTGGGAACGGCATTGACGGTAGCGAAAGAAACACCGTTGTATTACGAATCCGCCAGCTTTTCCTACAAGGCGATGCAGTCCCGCTACCAGTCGGGGCTGGCCAATTTTGCGGACCTGATGCAGGCGCAGTACGCACTGATAAAAGCAGCCACGGAAAATAAAACAGCTTACATGGCAGTATGGAAAGCCCTGCTGTATAAAGCGGCGGTGAACGGCGATCTCAGTTTATTCTTAAATCAGGTTAATTAG
- a CDS encoding helix-turn-helix domain-containing protein: protein MTNNNIRRIRTLSEYHRTRSLPAPEHPLISLIDYRLIRHTREFNDIAWVYDFYMIAMKKGLDAKLKYGQLQYDFDEGTMFFIAPGQVFQIEVVQDAPGKSGWMLLIHPDFFRNRPLAQDIKKYKYFGYSVREALFLSEKEEAVLTGIVQNIRQEYQGNIDKFSQQIIISQIEALLNYAERFYQRQFLTREVANHQVLEKLETLLDEYFEHTHKEGLPTVNYLAGQLNLTPDYLSSLLKVATGLNTQQHIHEKLIEKAKDKLIGTTLTVSEIAYELGFEHSQSFSKLFKAKTNLSPLAFRQSLK, encoded by the coding sequence ATGACAAACAATAATATCCGGCGGATAAGAACGCTCAGCGAGTATCATCGTACCCGTAGCCTGCCGGCCCCGGAACATCCGCTGATAAGCCTGATAGACTACCGTCTGATCAGGCATACCCGCGAGTTCAACGACATCGCCTGGGTATATGACTTTTACATGATCGCCATGAAAAAAGGACTGGATGCCAAATTGAAATATGGCCAGCTGCAGTACGATTTTGATGAGGGCACCATGTTCTTTATAGCACCCGGACAGGTATTTCAGATAGAAGTCGTACAGGACGCACCCGGTAAATCCGGCTGGATGCTGCTGATACATCCCGATTTCTTCCGCAACCGGCCGTTGGCTCAAGACATCAAAAAATATAAATACTTCGGGTATTCTGTCCGGGAAGCGCTGTTTCTTTCTGAAAAGGAAGAAGCAGTGCTCACCGGCATCGTTCAGAATATCCGCCAGGAATACCAGGGCAACATCGATAAGTTCAGCCAGCAGATCATTATCTCCCAGATTGAAGCGCTGCTTAATTATGCAGAGCGGTTCTACCAGCGGCAGTTCCTGACCCGGGAAGTTGCCAACCACCAGGTACTGGAAAAGCTGGAAACGTTGCTGGATGAATATTTTGAGCATACGCATAAAGAAGGCCTGCCTACGGTCAACTACCTCGCAGGGCAGCTGAACCTGACGCCCGATTATCTCAGCTCGCTGCTGAAAGTAGCCACAGGACTAAATACTCAGCAACATATCCATGAAAAACTTATCGAGAAGGCCAAGGACAAGCTGATCGGGACTACCTTGACCGTCAGCGAAATCGCCTATGAGCTTGGGTTTGAACACTCACAATCTTTCAGTAAACTTTTTAAGGCCAAGACGAATCTTTCTCCGCTGGCGTTCCGGCAGTCGTTAAAGTGA
- a CDS encoding DUF4374 domain-containing protein → MSILTRKLFCAAALLSVLTGFSACEKYDDDTVAGNPGNGSDNYAIWMQLGSWPNTTQYVVGASSLTSGAVSLKGNGVEVTSKADYGIIPHKGYYYYPSTSSTNGRLSKYSLKDNQLTTIKEVPFTYQTGVSSYTWVDDATLVLMGTNGRGSKLLCSVVDANTLAIKNMELPVNPVPAGYAGMMSRSLDYINGKLFLGLVYTADWPAPAYPKAIVAIFDYPSMKLVAQLEDGRSVGMGQANMWMSGTALDNNGDYYLLSSPGWLSSSLPSAVYKISAGQQQFDASYFYNMNQALGGPAFSMYGIGNGRAIVKYKAAGEANTDEGHIYGYAIVDLVRATVVRKLTELPLDKGESLQTVMVEGNNAYIMVNAESGKDYVWIYDIANGTINTGLEIAGGYDYLLRIDKLK, encoded by the coding sequence ATGTCCATTCTTACCAGAAAATTATTTTGTGCAGCGGCGTTATTATCTGTTCTGACAGGTTTCAGCGCCTGCGAAAAGTATGACGACGACACCGTTGCCGGCAACCCCGGCAACGGTTCCGACAACTATGCCATATGGATGCAGCTGGGCTCCTGGCCTAATACCACCCAATACGTGGTAGGTGCTTCCTCGCTCACCTCCGGCGCCGTAAGCCTGAAAGGCAACGGCGTGGAAGTGACGTCCAAAGCAGACTATGGTATTATCCCGCATAAAGGCTACTACTATTACCCCAGCACCAGCTCTACTAACGGCCGTTTATCAAAATACTCGCTGAAAGACAATCAGCTGACTACTATCAAAGAGGTGCCATTTACTTATCAGACAGGTGTCAGCAGCTATACCTGGGTAGACGACGCCACGCTGGTGCTGATGGGCACCAACGGCCGGGGCAGCAAGCTGCTCTGCTCTGTGGTGGACGCCAATACCCTCGCCATAAAAAATATGGAGCTCCCGGTAAATCCCGTTCCTGCTGGTTATGCCGGCATGATGTCCCGCAGCCTGGACTATATCAACGGTAAACTCTTCCTGGGTCTGGTGTATACGGCCGACTGGCCCGCGCCGGCTTACCCCAAAGCCATCGTGGCGATTTTTGATTACCCTTCCATGAAACTGGTAGCGCAACTGGAAGATGGCCGCTCTGTAGGCATGGGACAGGCCAATATGTGGATGTCCGGCACAGCGCTGGACAATAACGGCGATTACTATCTGCTTTCCTCACCAGGCTGGCTGTCGTCTTCCCTGCCGTCGGCGGTGTATAAAATATCCGCCGGCCAGCAGCAATTTGACGCCTCCTACTTCTATAATATGAACCAGGCGCTGGGAGGCCCCGCCTTCTCTATGTACGGCATCGGCAACGGCCGCGCCATCGTTAAATACAAAGCCGCAGGGGAAGCCAACACCGATGAAGGCCATATCTACGGCTATGCCATCGTAGACCTGGTACGCGCGACGGTAGTGCGTAAACTCACGGAACTGCCGCTGGACAAGGGAGAGTCGCTGCAAACCGTGATGGTGGAAGGCAATAATGCCTATATCATGGTCAACGCTGAATCCGGAAAAGATTATGTCTGGATTTATGACATCGCCAATGGCACCATCAACACCGGACTGGAAATAGCAGGCGGTTACGACTACCTGTTGCGCATAGACAAACTGAAGTAA
- a CDS encoding efflux RND transporter periplasmic adaptor subunit translates to MRFPSPIIVSVSAAIVLTACQQQPREEAATKKAGSDSVSVFLLKKDTVNKQVTFPAELIPLERAEMFAKVSGYVGSLKVDIGDKVSKGQLLAVLEAPEAQANYAQANADVQTARSRYLGSLDAYHRIVNAAKVEGTVAAGELEKARSAMMADSAALNAARSRTTAYGQLKDYLMIRAPFSGIVTQRNVDPGTLVSAGNSKPLLVVENISTLRLRVPVPEAYTAAGTATPTIDFTVDARPDVTYQAKLSRKAGVINLANRTETWEFLFQNDQQQLKSGMFANAILKLGRPAPTFLVPASAVATNLEKRFVIRLNGGKAEWVDVRNGINPGDKMEIFGSLTAGDTLLVRATDEIKPGTALVPKFPKK, encoded by the coding sequence ATGAGATTTCCTTCTCCTATCATAGTGTCAGTGTCAGCGGCGATCGTTTTGACGGCCTGTCAGCAGCAGCCGCGCGAAGAAGCTGCCACCAAAAAAGCAGGTAGCGATTCCGTGTCGGTTTTCCTGCTAAAGAAAGATACCGTTAACAAACAGGTGACTTTTCCTGCCGAGCTGATCCCGCTGGAACGGGCGGAGATGTTTGCCAAAGTAAGCGGATATGTCGGATCACTGAAAGTGGATATAGGCGATAAGGTGAGCAAGGGGCAGCTGCTGGCTGTGCTGGAAGCGCCCGAAGCGCAGGCCAATTATGCGCAGGCCAATGCAGATGTGCAGACCGCCCGTTCCCGTTATCTGGGCAGCCTGGATGCTTACCACCGGATTGTCAACGCTGCCAAAGTAGAAGGAACGGTGGCCGCCGGGGAGCTGGAGAAAGCCAGGAGCGCGATGATGGCCGACAGCGCCGCGCTGAACGCCGCGCGGTCCAGGACTACGGCCTATGGCCAGCTGAAAGACTACCTGATGATCCGTGCACCATTCAGCGGTATTGTGACACAAAGGAATGTAGATCCCGGTACGCTGGTCAGCGCAGGAAACAGCAAGCCGCTGCTGGTAGTAGAGAACATCAGCACGCTTCGTTTGCGCGTTCCAGTTCCCGAAGCATACACCGCCGCCGGAACAGCCACGCCCACGATCGACTTTACCGTAGATGCCCGGCCGGATGTTACCTATCAGGCAAAGTTGTCCCGTAAGGCGGGTGTTATTAACCTCGCCAACAGAACGGAGACATGGGAGTTTCTTTTTCAGAACGATCAGCAGCAGCTTAAATCAGGGATGTTTGCCAACGCCATATTAAAACTGGGCAGGCCTGCGCCCACTTTCCTGGTGCCGGCTTCCGCGGTGGCTACCAACCTCGAGAAACGTTTTGTCATCCGCCTGAACGGTGGTAAAGCGGAATGGGTGGATGTCCGCAACGGTATCAATCCGGGCGATAAAATGGAGATATTTGGCAGCCTCACCGCAGGTGATACCCTGCTGGTAAGGGCTACCGATGAAATTAAACCGGGGACGGCGCTGGTGCCAAAATTCCCCAAAAAGTAA